The window CTGCTCCGAAATGCAGTTGTCCGCGTTGTTTGCGATCCGCgcgagctgctggagggCATGCCACAGGTTCTCCCGGACCCGGAAGGCCGCCTCGTTCACTCTGATTTCGTGGGATGGCTCCGGGCTTCCCCAGACGTAGGATACCGCGATGAAAGGGGGCGCGTCATCAAGTGGTTGGGCAGTCAAGGTGCAGCGAAGGGTCTCGTTTTCCACCGGCGGGTGGATTTTCAATAGTCTGATTGACCTCGTCCCACGCTCCAAGCTTGGGTAAAGGGCGCCCGTGGAGGTCATCGTTCGACGGACCTCGAGTCATTTGACGACTTTTCACAAGAATTAGACGGCCTGCGCGTGCGTAAATGAGGTTCTTCCTAACGTTCGCGTCTTGTGTACAGCGTATAGTCTGTTTGATGTTGAGAAGAAGTAtcgtcccctccctcccctccccccgctCCCATTCTGTACTCGGGGTTGCGTCGATGGGTTGCCCAGGCATGCACGTGAGTGGATAATTCACCTTGACTGACCTAAACGTCACTTGATCGGGGTCGAGCAAGGCAGCATATGAGGGAAGTATTGATGCGCCATTGGCTGCATGTGAAGAGTCAGCACTTAGGGGTTTCTCTTGGCCCCCAATATCGCAAATGTCGTAGCATAGTAATCAACTAATAACGATCTCAGCTATGTAGTGTCTGTCTAATTAGAAATAAAGGGTTTAAAATTCCTGGAAAGTATTTGTTTGTACTCAATGATATAAGTCGCTTATTATTCATCCGGTCCAATtgccttccccccccccatcttcAGCTTCTGCAGACCTTGCTTAGCTCTTCTAATCTCATTCAGTATTGCGTCGTTTTAACGGTATTCGCTTGGCCTCGATCATAGGGGAAGGGGTTTAACGGAGAACTTATCCGGTGTTTACTAGACTTCTTGCTTGGTTGATTTTTCTTTCATAGAGCTGAAGTATGCAAACAAATTTTTTGTTTCCTGATTTTAGTCAATCCCGTTTGACAATCACGTCTAGTCAATCGCTTCAACAACTCATCAAGAGAACATCGTCTCACAGTTTGTGACAAAAGCATCAGTGAAAGATGGTGCATATTAGTTCTCTACATGTTAATTAGACTTTAAGCCCGACACATCTGCCCACTGGGCGCAACGTTCCACGCCTCGCTGCCCACGCCCTTGAGCACGTAAAACAGCGACTCGGGATCCCACTTCTTCTTGATGGACAGCAGCTTGGCGTAGTTGTCGCCGAAGAAGGCGCTCTGCCAGTCCGGCTGCCTGAAGTCGGCCTCGTTCATGTACGAGGCGCTGCCGGGCGTCACCGACTGGATCAGCGGCATGAACTCCTCCGTCATGCGCCTCTGGGCGGCCTCCATGTCGGCCCACGGCGCCGCGTTGTCCCAGTTGGTGATGAGCTGAAGCTGCATGACCGCCTTGCGCCACGCCGGGTGGACCGAGTTGTCTGGCGCGCCGGTCGGCTTGTTGTACTGGCCGacgctgccggcgaggaggacgccgttGGCGGTGAGGTTCCGGACGACCTTTTGGTACTCGTCGTTGTTGGTCTCGATGACGTCGCGGGGGATCAGGCGTCCGCCGAACTGGTAGCGAGCCACCTCGAGGTTGCCCTGGGGCAGAGGGCCCATGTAGGTCGCGTAGTGGTCGCGGTACGAGAGCTCGCTGTAGGCGATCGGCAAGGTGATGCCGATCTCGGCCAGCGCCTTGACGAAGGGGGCGAGAACCACGTCGCGAACGTGGGCGGCCGTCGAGTTCCAGACGGTCAGGGGACGGAGGACCAGGAACTGGGAGTTGTGGAGGAACACGGCAAAGGCGCCGTGGTCCGTCATGTTGGGCAGCAGCTCGTGGAActtggagacggcggcgttgaacttgtcgggcgtcgtcgtcgcggcaAGCAGCTGGAaggccgcgccgccgacggtctCGGCCTTGTAAGCGCGGACGGTGACGCCGGTCACGACGCCGAAagtgccgccgccgccgccgctgagggCCCAGTACAGGTCGGCGTTCTGAGAGGGCGACGCAACGACGGTCTTGCCATCCGCGGTGACGACCTGGAAGGCGAGCGTCTGGTCGGCCCCGAGGCCGAACTCGGTGGAGAGAGCGCTGTGGCCTCCGCCCTGGATGAAGCCGCCAGCCAGGCCGACGGTGGCACACTCgcccgagacgacggcgagtcCCTTGGCgtgcgccgcctcgaggatctcgtAGCCGAGGACGCCTGCACCGACGTTCACGGCCGGGCCCGAGTAGTACTTGTCGGACCAGGTGGTGAAGTCGACGGTCTTGAGGTGGTTGGTCCAGATGGCCAGAGCACCAGCGCCGGTAGAGCGACCGAGGAAGCTAAGACAAAAAAAGGTTCAAGGGTCAGAGAACGATTCTGGACCAACAACAGAGGTAGGTGAACGGCAGGGTCGGTGTCGGCCCGCCAGTTCGTAGCGTTTACTCACTCATGGCCCGTGTTGCGGACAACGACGCGGAGGTTGTTGGCCTTGGCGAACTTGAGAGCGTGGCTAACATCTGCCGTGCAgcggacgtcgacggcgtagCTCACGTAGTTGCCGAGGGTGCAGGGGATAGCTCTGTCTGTGAAGGGATCGCAGGACTGGTTGGCGAAGTAGGTCTGCATCacagaagacgaggaggggATGCTAAAACAGGCCCTGTCAGTCACACCATTGTCTGTCGTCGCGTCACATGTGGTGGTAAGAGCAGGAGACGAACTGGGTCAAGGGGTTCGTCCAGGATGACTGCAGCGCCGCGCAGGCGGCCGCATCGTATGTGGGATCGTGGCAGGGCGACCCGATGGGCTTGGTGGCAACGAGACGGCCGCCAACGGTAGCGTTCAGTGCGTCCCAGGAGACGGTCGACGGCCAGCACTTCTCACCAGGCAAGCAGTGGCACTGCTGCTtgggagcggcggcggccgacgtGAGGGTAGCCAAGGCGGTGGCTACGGCCAGATAAGAGATCCTCATGATGATGGCTTGAGTTGGACAAATAGCCAAGAGAGGTAGAGAGAAGGTAGGGAGGGGTGATAGGTCAAGAGCAAGCCACCAAAAAGTGTGTGACTGGTTCTGCAATTCATATATCCCTCGCATCTAACCATCTAGCTCCACGCTCGCGAAGGGCGAACGAACCTCACCCCTGAACTACACAAGGGCGATACCTCGGCCTGCGACGTATTCCAGACTATCCGTACCTAGggcccccttttttttttctttggtTACCTGCCTGTCGATGGACACCAGTACGAGGGGTTTACAACGTCGCATGAACCAACGGGCTGCTGTTATCAATGTTAAGATCGATAGACTGCGGGCTAGATGCCCCAAACTGGCCCCCAAACCGGGACCGACTGGAGGCTGGAGCACGCGGACTTACAGCAACCCATGTCCTACTACATCCACTTATCGGGGGGCAAGTATCTGAGAGCTTCCTGTTACGGAGCGCAACATCCGGTTGCCACTCGCGCGTTGCATGGATCACGGGGGATAGGGCCGGATACGACATAAGTTGTGGAGATCGGATTGAGGCACCGGGTGGCCCCGACAGGCCCGGCGTCAATCTTCACGTGGGGTCGACCCTTTTTTCGATATCTATTCCGTTCTCCATTCCATCCCACAGCAGCCCACAGCCCACAGCCCACAGCCCACAACCCAGAGTCCACAGATCTTAAGTTGATTAAGATTGATTAAAAGACCCCAAAGACTaaaacgacaacaacgggAAACCTGAGCCTCAGCCGGGTTTGGAGTCAGGTTGGTTGTTGGCACGGCATGTCCAATTACGAACCAGCAAACATACATATCGGAACCCGAGTATAGATGTCGTCACGAAGCGAATgcggatgccgccgccacgtGCATGCAGAATTGTTCTCCAACGGTATCTGTACTGACCTGACACACCTGGTAGGGGACTAATTTCCGGGATCCAGAACTCGTTGCGGTGCTGTGCTGCGCCGCCGGTGATTTTGCATCTTTACCTGCGCCTTTTCCTGCAGGGGCTCTTGGCTGGATCGGGGATGGTTCCCGTTTAGGGGTTGCCAAGGACCGTAGAGCCGCCCAACTGCATACGACGAACGGTTGTCTCGGTTCTGTCTCTGGCCTAGAAGACGTGCTAGTCTCGTCTTAGAGGCTGCGTGTTAAGAGAcgcccccctctctccgAAGGGTGTCTCTCAGCCGTATGAGAGAGAGCCGACGCGTGTGTCGcccgcaccgcaccgcaccgcactGCAGGACCAGAAACATTCAACTGAAGGAACAGCGTCTCATCGACCGAAGCGAGGGAGAGACAAGGTGGACTAGCGCCGCCCTTGGGATTCTTggaagagggcgatggcgagacGATATCCCGGGGGACCTGGCCGGCTGCCACATGGAGGACCGGGAATGTCGTTCCCACGCAGAAAAGAAAGGATAAGGGCCATACGCCGACTTCATTTATGAAGGGATGATCATCCGGATCACTGGgaacccgccgcccccaacACGGAAACCTCCTTGCAAAAGCAgtaaagaagaaaagaaaaaaaagaagggcaaACAACATGGCATCCTTCCTTCGCCTCgtgttggtgttggtccttggcgtcctcgccgccgccgtacaGGCGCAGGACGCATCCTCCAGCAAACCCGGCTACCCGGCCTGTGCCGTAcgttttttttctcccttgGCTTTGAGTGAATTTTATTGTTactgtttttttttctcttttttttcttttttttctttttgcaaTTTGCAATCTGGTTCCCACCAGAATCTTCCGCGCCAGATCTCATGTGGCTCACAAAAGAGAGACGAAATGAAGTGAAGCAAGGGAATTAAAAGCTGACGAGACTCCAAAACTACAGACGAAATGCATCGCCAGCGCCTTTGCCGGTGGCTTCTGCGCTCCCACAAACCAGACCTGCATCTGCACGAATGAGCAATTCCAACACAACGTCACTCTGTGCGTATCAGTAAGCTGTACGATACCGGAGGCTCTCGGTACGTTTTAaaccccttccctcccttcccagCTCTTCGCCATGTCGATGAGGTTTTGGTTTGTCGTCTGACCAGGAACAACAACCCGCAGCCACCAAGAATGCGAGCCTCACGAACTGCGGTGCCCCCGTGCACAACCGAGCCGAATCGTACGTCGTCCTCTCCAACACCAtggccatcctcgccgcggTCTGCGTCATGAGCCGGTTCGGCTACAAgatcgtcttcgccggcctcgacgtcggctgGGACGACTGGTTCGTCATGGCGACGCTGGTCGCGGCCATGCCCagcgccgtcatcaccgTCCACGGCACGACGGCCAACGGCCTCGGGAGGGACATCTGGACGCTGGAGCCCCAACAGATCACCAACGTGCTCTTCTACTTCTACATCATGGCCTGGCTGTACTTCCTGCAGGTGACGCTTGTGAAGctggccatcatcttcttctaCATGCGCATCTTCCCCGCCAGGGAGGTGCAGCGCGTGCTGTGGGCGACGACCGTCTTCATCGTTGTGTGGggcttcgccttcgtcgtcgcggccgtcTTCCAGTGCAAGCCCATCCACTACTTCTGGACCAAGTGGGATGGGCTGCACCAGGGCAGCTGCGCCAGCGCGAATGCCGTCAGCTGgtccaacgccgccatcagcATCGCCCTGGACCTTTGGATGCTTGCGATTCCGTTGTGGCAGCTGAGGGCTTTGAAGCTGCactggaagaagaaggtggGAGTGGCGTTGATGTTCATCGTCGGCACGTTGTAAGTTTTTTtagtttctttttttttttttttttttttccttttgtCCCATATGTTCGATGTCAGCTAACGTTTTTCCCAAGTGTGACCGTCGTGAGCATCATCCGCCTCCAGTCTCTTGTCGACTTTGCCAAGGGATCCAACGCCACCATGGACTTCATGGACGTCAGCATATGGAGTACAGTCGAGATCTGCGTCGGCATCATATGCGCGTGTCTGCCCTCTATCCGTATGATCCTAGTCAAGCTCTTCCCGGGCATGTCTGGCTCGACCCTCCGGAGCAAGGGGAGGCAGTACTACCAGCAGTACGGCAGCGACGTCAGGTCGAAAGGAGCGCGGAGCCAACCGCGCACTGTCGGGGTGGTCACCGTGGACAGGAGCAACTCTGTGCATGATGTCGAGGACCGGCACATCAAGTTCCAGAAAACATTCACAATCTCTTACAGCGATAGCGACGAGACGGATCTTGTGCCGATGAAAGACATTCagaggccggcgaagacTCATCAGTAGCTCGAGAGGAGATGTTTAGACCGGGAGGATTTGGACTTGGAACATCATAGAGAAGCTAGATATCTTTAATCAATGAGTAACGACTCGCTTGGGAACTTTATTATCTTTGAAAAACCCTCAGTAGTGAAAGGCTACCTACATGCGTGCTCTCCCTATGCCTCGAATATCGTATTCAGGGTTGGTTGGGTTCTCAACCCTTCACACGGCATAAAAGAAATAAGATTATCTGCAAGGTGACGAACGAGAGCAAAAAAAAGATTCCGAAACCGAGAATCGAACTCGGGGCTATGCCTTTCCATTTCGCAGTTCAGGTCTACGACTTGAGAGGGCATCATGTTGGCCACTACACCATATCGGATGTGGATATCTTGAATGGGTCTTGAGGGAATTATAGAGCTAACCCCACTCAAACCCAGCAAGCCATCTTTCAAGTTGTGAACGGTGATCTTTTGCTTTGTAGCCTTACTTACGAGTGGCGCGAAGTATTCAGCTATCCAAACTCTATTATACTGACTGCTTATCGACTTGGGGATCTTATGAGAACTTAGAGCGAACAGAGCTTTCCCCACCCTATATTCTCGTCCATGAAGGCAAATATAACAGTTGGAAGTAAACCTGATAACATCAGCCAATGACATTATCAACTCAGCAGTCGCATTGACTTGCCAATGTGCACTTTATCAAACCTGAACATTGGTCTAGGAACCATTTTGGTCAGGGCCAGCATTTCTTCCACAATGGAGCGGTGGCAACTGGATGGAACAACAGAAGACAATGTTTCACAACATTGCAGTTGAAAAATGGTGTTTTCAGTTGGCTGTAATTATTAAGGGTCAGACAGCTTTGATGTGGTGGCTCTACTCTTGATAAAAAATCTACGGAGACACACCGGCTCCTCGGAAGCCCAACGGACTCATTCTAATCGTAGTAGCCGGTTTAAGAAACATCGATGATATTAACCACAATGACCTTGGAAGAAATCAAATGGTTCGAATTATGTACCAGGATGCGTTCTTGAGAGAAACCTTGCAAGCAAGAAATAGCAGGTCATTGCCAAACACTCCAGGAAGCGGTCAAGTCAACCATACATGTGTGACATCTTGTACAACGAAGCATCAATTTCTTGGGTCAAATAAGGGATAGGATAGTTTATTGGAGCATGAGAGAATGATTCATGTTGGCTTGAGGCAACAGCAACCCATGTTCAGTAGTTTGATCAACCGGGTTCTGATTGCTAGTTGATGACCACTTTGTGACCCAACCTTTCACAGTCCTCAAGAGGAGTTCCAGTAAGTTGTGTCGACCCAAGAGGTCCACCCGGGAAGAATGGAGTCAATAGACACAGCGCTCGACAGCTTCTTGGCCCAGCTGATACGGGTGCCGCTCGCGCCCGTCCCAGTGTTGCCGTACT is drawn from Colletotrichum destructivum chromosome 6, complete sequence and contains these coding sequences:
- a CDS encoding Putative berberine/berberine, FAD-binding domain, PCMH-type, FAD-binding, type PCMH, subdomain 2 — its product is MRISYLAVATALATLTSAAAAPKQQCHCLPGEKCWPSTVSWDALNATVGGRLVATKPIGSPCHDPTYDAAACAALQSSWTNPLTHIPSSSSVMQTYFANQSCDPFTDRAIPCTLGNYVSYAVDVRCTADVSHALKFAKANNLRVVVRNTGHDFLGRSTGAGALAIWTNHLKTVDFTTWSDKYYSGPAVNVGAGVLGYEILEAAHAKGLAVVSGECATVGLAGGFIQGGGHSALSTEFGLGADQTLAFQVVTADGKTVVASPSQNADLYWALSGGGGGTFGVVTGVTVRAYKAETVGGAAFQLLAATTTPDKFNAAVSKFHELLPNMTDHGAFAVFLHNSQFLVLRPLTVWNSTAAHVRDVVLAPFVKALAEIGITLPIAYSELSYRDHYATYMGPLPQGNLEVARYQFGGRLIPRDVIETNNDEYQKVVRNLTANGVLLAGSVGQYNKPTGAPDNSVHPAWRKAVMQLQLITNWDNAAPWADMEAAQRRMTEEFMPLIQSVTPGSASYMNEADFRQPDWQSAFFGDNYAKLLSIKKKWDPESLFYVLKGVGSEAWNVAPSGQMCRA
- a CDS encoding Putative extracellular membrane protein, CFEM, producing the protein MASFLRLVLVLVLGVLAAAVQAQDASSSKPGYPACATKCIASAFAGGFCAPTNQTCICTNEQFQHNVTLCVSVSCTIPEALATKNASLTNCGAPVHNRAESYVVLSNTMAILAAVCVMSRFGYKIVFAGLDVGWDDWFVMATLVAAMPSAVITVHGTTANGLGRDIWTLEPQQITNVLFYFYIMAWLYFLQVTLVKLAIIFFYMRIFPAREVQRVLWATTVFIVVWGFAFVVAAVFQCKPIHYFWTKWDGLHQGSCASANAVSWSNAAISIALDLWMLAIPLWQLRALKLHWKKKVGVALMFIVGTFVTVVSIIRLQSLVDFAKGSNATMDFMDVSIWSTVEICVGIICACLPSIRMILVKLFPGMSGSTLRSKGRQYYQQYGSDVRSKGARSQPRTVGVVTVDRSNSVHDVEDRHIKFQKTFTISYSDSDETDLVPMKDIQRPAKTHQ